A genomic segment from Roseibium algicola encodes:
- a CDS encoding adenylate/guanylate cyclase domain-containing protein produces MQAAAEYRKPVRLFEKWENRQKVILFADVVGSARLFTTADNASIGAWLSFVAYLKDDLLPEHDGRLVKSLGDGILAEIEHATSAVRFAMRLTTELAKINEQLPAVNRLQVRIGIDTGDVLTTGDDDIYGSHVNIAARLMSLARPGEIVASAEVRDALASELDAEFEDLGDCHLKNVAETVRAFRVHPVGTHPSIFPLQQFEDLFPTVAVIPFTPRSRSRDNYVLGEVLAEELIVALSRSSELNVISRLSTTGFRMRNISLAKISETLQADFVLSGTYSGDANHVILDAELADAKTGRVIWSDRLSEEVPTLLSDSSVMYQFAKDCHAAIFRSEVQQALSCPMQTLDAYSLLMSAIGLIYRLSRHHFEYAAELLDELIHRSSRQPAMALAWKAKWHVLAVQQGWTDSPEREKSLALSCTQTALDHDPTNVTALVSEGFALTNLAHKLEEAEQRYNMALEYNPNYAMGRLLRGTLFAFKGAGEEAVKDTELALRLSPIDPYRYFFLSLAASACVTAEKYERALEFANQSLRSNRAHTSTLRAKAVAEMRLGHTELAAQTISELRERQPDLTVSRWLKNSPSAQFQVGKDFAETLRQAGLPP; encoded by the coding sequence ATGCAGGCAGCCGCTGAATACCGAAAGCCCGTACGGCTATTCGAAAAATGGGAGAATCGGCAGAAAGTAATACTTTTTGCCGACGTAGTTGGATCTGCGCGGCTATTTACGACCGCCGACAATGCATCCATAGGAGCTTGGCTTTCCTTTGTCGCCTACCTGAAAGATGACCTTCTGCCGGAACACGATGGCAGGCTCGTGAAGTCATTGGGCGACGGCATTCTGGCTGAAATCGAGCACGCAACGAGTGCAGTCCGGTTTGCAATGCGTCTCACCACGGAACTGGCAAAGATTAACGAGCAACTCCCTGCTGTGAACCGGTTGCAGGTTCGCATCGGTATCGACACCGGCGACGTGCTCACCACCGGCGATGACGACATTTATGGCAGCCACGTCAACATTGCTGCCCGTCTCATGTCACTTGCCCGACCCGGAGAGATTGTTGCCTCCGCCGAGGTCAGGGATGCTTTGGCAAGCGAACTCGACGCGGAATTCGAGGATCTTGGTGATTGCCACCTCAAGAATGTCGCCGAGACGGTGCGGGCCTTCAGGGTTCATCCCGTGGGAACCCACCCGAGCATTTTTCCGTTACAGCAGTTCGAAGACCTGTTCCCCACCGTCGCGGTTATTCCCTTCACGCCACGCAGCAGATCAAGAGACAATTACGTGCTCGGTGAAGTGCTCGCAGAGGAATTGATCGTCGCACTGTCCCGGTCCTCGGAACTCAATGTCATTTCTCGCCTGTCGACGACAGGTTTTCGCATGCGGAACATCTCCCTTGCCAAGATCTCGGAGACGCTTCAGGCGGATTTTGTCCTGTCGGGGACCTATAGCGGTGATGCAAACCACGTAATTCTGGACGCGGAACTCGCCGACGCAAAAACCGGTCGCGTGATCTGGTCGGATCGCCTGAGCGAGGAGGTTCCTACCCTCCTTAGCGATTCATCCGTCATGTATCAGTTCGCCAAGGACTGCCACGCGGCAATCTTCCGGAGCGAGGTGCAACAGGCACTGTCCTGCCCCATGCAGACACTCGATGCCTATTCGCTTCTCATGAGCGCGATTGGACTGATCTACAGGCTCTCGCGCCACCATTTCGAATACGCCGCCGAACTTCTTGACGAACTGATTCACCGTTCGTCGCGCCAACCCGCAATGGCCTTGGCATGGAAGGCAAAATGGCACGTCCTGGCGGTTCAACAGGGTTGGACGGATTCGCCCGAGCGCGAAAAATCTCTTGCGTTGAGCTGCACGCAAACCGCGCTCGACCACGACCCGACAAATGTCACGGCCCTTGTGTCCGAAGGATTTGCCCTCACAAATCTCGCGCACAAGCTCGAAGAAGCTGAACAGCGTTACAACATGGCCCTCGAGTACAATCCGAATTATGCCATGGGTCGCCTGCTGCGCGGCACTCTCTTCGCGTTCAAGGGAGCTGGCGAGGAGGCTGTCAAGGACACGGAACTGGCCCTCCGCCTGTCTCCCATCGATCCCTACAGGTACTTTTTCCTGTCGCTTGCGGCATCCGCCTGCGTTACGGCCGAAAAATATGAACGCGCTCTCGAGTTCGCCAATCAGTCGCTTCGCTCCAACCGTGCGCACACCTCGACGCTGCGTGCCAAGGCTGTCGCGGAAATGCGCCTTGGACACACCGAACTGGCAGCTCAGACCATCAGCGAACTGCGCGAGCGTCAGCCGGATCTGACCGTAAGCCGCTGGCTGAAGAATTCGCCAAGTGCGCAGTTTCAGGTTGGGAAGGACTTCGCCGAAACCCTAAGGCAAGCCGGACTGCCGCCCTGA
- a CDS encoding tyrosinase family protein — protein MAGIRKDIAKLGGPWSETMLWYARAVGELRSRQLRDRTSWLYLAAIHGINPQGWIDQNIISPTTPAPNADEQRLMFNQCQHAGWFFLPWHRGYLHAFEAILADWIVSQGGPTTWALPYWNYLNGSDPASRDYPQEFLDSTIPGDNTPNPLANAFRGPAVKLGPQAWINVDISLDAQTTQTVYTSIPGTLGYGGPISGFDQQGNAYGAVESDPHNFVHVMVGGNVPPSPTGWMYDPDFAGLDPIFWVHHCNIDRLWAAWMTGGGNSQETSRPWLNGPFPRQFAMPDAQQNISIFTPEDTLPGAALAPVYDNLIDGTGITPTVGIAMATTPTGRGTSTLVGANDEVLQVTASPVTARVKLAAAPTAALAAAAPAAAERLYLNVEGVRGTTPSGVLSVRVVAPGIPDAEINETLVFFGLGKASSTDGSHAGNGLSSTVEITDKVAAMQARAGAAIQELEVSLVQPEGASSEITVDRISIYRLRVR, from the coding sequence ATGGCAGGCATAAGAAAAGACATTGCCAAGCTCGGCGGGCCATGGTCCGAAACGATGCTTTGGTATGCGCGAGCCGTTGGTGAACTGCGGTCGCGCCAGTTGCGTGATCGGACAAGCTGGCTCTACCTGGCAGCGATCCACGGCATCAATCCGCAGGGTTGGATTGACCAGAACATCATTTCACCGACCACGCCGGCGCCAAACGCCGACGAGCAACGATTGATGTTCAACCAGTGTCAGCATGCGGGTTGGTTTTTCCTGCCCTGGCACAGGGGCTATCTGCATGCGTTCGAGGCAATCCTGGCAGACTGGATTGTCAGCCAGGGCGGTCCGACTACATGGGCATTGCCCTACTGGAATTATCTCAACGGGTCTGATCCAGCGTCGCGAGACTATCCGCAGGAGTTTCTGGACAGCACCATTCCGGGTGACAACACGCCGAACCCGTTGGCCAACGCGTTTCGTGGCCCTGCCGTGAAACTTGGTCCGCAGGCCTGGATCAATGTCGACATTTCGCTCGACGCGCAAACCACGCAGACCGTTTATACATCAATCCCCGGCACGCTTGGATATGGCGGTCCTATCAGCGGTTTCGACCAGCAGGGCAATGCCTATGGTGCGGTCGAAAGTGACCCGCACAATTTCGTGCATGTCATGGTGGGCGGCAACGTACCGCCCAGTCCGACCGGCTGGATGTACGATCCGGATTTTGCCGGTCTCGATCCGATCTTCTGGGTTCACCATTGCAACATCGACCGCTTGTGGGCGGCCTGGATGACCGGGGGAGGCAACTCCCAGGAAACCAGCCGGCCCTGGCTCAACGGGCCGTTCCCGCGCCAATTTGCGATGCCGGACGCACAGCAAAATATTTCCATTTTCACGCCGGAAGACACGCTGCCGGGCGCGGCTCTTGCGCCGGTCTATGATAATCTGATCGATGGAACGGGCATTACGCCCACCGTGGGGATTGCAATGGCCACCACACCGACAGGTCGGGGCACTTCGACACTCGTCGGGGCAAACGACGAGGTGCTGCAGGTTACCGCAAGTCCGGTAACAGCACGCGTGAAATTGGCTGCAGCGCCAACTGCGGCCCTTGCTGCTGCAGCTCCGGCCGCAGCGGAGCGACTTTATCTCAACGTTGAAGGTGTCCGGGGGACCACTCCGAGCGGTGTTCTTTCCGTTCGTGTTGTTGCGCCAGGCATACCGGATGCGGAAATCAACGAAACTCTGGTGTTCTTCGGCCTTGGCAAGGCCAGTTCAACCGACGGCTCGCACGCAGGCAACGGCCTGTCATCAACCGTGGAAATCACCGACAAGGTTGCGGCCATGCAGGCGCGTGCTGGTGCTGCAATCCAGGAGCTTGAAGTCAGTCTCGTTCAGCCAGAGGGAGCCTCGTCGGAAATTACCGTCGACCGGATCAGCATCTACCGTCTCAGGGTTAGATGA
- a CDS encoding DHA2 family efflux MFS transporter permease subunit: MSETAQSASIDGRKLFTFLCMVFGMFMAILDIQIVSASLSEIQAGLGASQDDIPWVQTSYLIAEVIMIPLSGYLSRMLSTRWMFALSAAGFTVMSLMCATASTIEEMIVYRALQGFLGGGMIPTVFATAYLIFPREKFNVISPVIGLVATLAPTIGPTLGGYLTEFGSWHWLFLINVVPGIFVTLAAVTLIDFDEPDLSLLDHFDWYGFAAMAIFLGSLEFVLEEGSGEDWFQSGEIVFFSAITVLGAAIFFWRAFTAREPIVDLRAFADKNFAMGSLFSFIMGVGLYGLTYLYPVYLSGVRDYTSLQIGETMFVSGLAMFLTAPIAGRLMSVLDPRVMMAIGFSGFAIGTYMVTGITHDWDFWELLVPQILRGCSLMLCMVPINNIALGMLPPQMIKNASGLFNLTRNLGGAVGLAVINTLLTNRQDFHYERISETVNWSRPVVNETLTNMTHAFSELGQNAETAALKTLSGIVTREAFLLSFSDIFLILTGLFLALVAALYFVERPKPAPAGGGGH; encoded by the coding sequence ATGAGCGAGACGGCACAAAGCGCATCCATCGACGGACGCAAGCTGTTCACCTTCCTCTGCATGGTGTTCGGCATGTTCATGGCGATTCTGGATATCCAGATCGTGTCCGCGTCCCTGTCGGAAATCCAGGCCGGGCTTGGAGCTTCCCAGGACGACATTCCCTGGGTGCAGACAAGTTACCTGATAGCGGAAGTCATCATGATCCCGTTGTCCGGATATCTCTCGCGCATGTTGTCGACGCGCTGGATGTTCGCGCTGTCAGCGGCCGGTTTCACGGTGATGAGCCTGATGTGCGCCACTGCCTCCACGATCGAGGAAATGATCGTCTACCGTGCCTTGCAGGGGTTTCTCGGTGGCGGCATGATCCCGACGGTTTTCGCGACGGCTTATCTGATTTTCCCGCGTGAGAAATTCAACGTCATCTCTCCCGTGATCGGTCTTGTTGCAACGCTGGCACCGACCATCGGTCCGACGCTCGGCGGTTATCTCACCGAATTCGGCTCCTGGCATTGGCTGTTCCTGATCAACGTGGTGCCGGGCATCTTCGTTACGCTTGCCGCTGTTACCCTGATCGATTTCGACGAGCCGGATCTGTCTCTGCTCGATCATTTTGACTGGTATGGCTTCGCGGCCATGGCCATCTTCCTCGGTTCTCTGGAATTCGTTCTTGAAGAAGGTTCGGGCGAAGACTGGTTCCAGAGCGGCGAGATCGTTTTCTTTTCCGCAATCACTGTGCTGGGAGCTGCGATCTTCTTCTGGCGGGCTTTCACGGCGCGAGAACCCATTGTCGATCTGAGAGCCTTTGCCGACAAGAACTTCGCCATGGGCAGTCTTTTCAGCTTCATTATGGGGGTGGGGCTCTACGGCCTGACATATCTTTATCCGGTCTATCTGAGCGGCGTTCGCGACTACACCTCGCTGCAGATTGGCGAGACCATGTTCGTGAGCGGTCTTGCCATGTTCCTTACAGCCCCGATTGCGGGGCGGCTGATGTCCGTGCTCGATCCGCGTGTGATGATGGCAATCGGTTTCTCCGGCTTTGCGATCGGCACCTACATGGTGACCGGTATTACGCACGATTGGGATTTCTGGGAGCTGCTGGTTCCGCAGATCCTGCGTGGCTGCTCGCTGATGCTGTGCATGGTGCCGATCAACAATATCGCCCTTGGTATGTTGCCGCCGCAGATGATCAAGAACGCATCTGGCCTGTTCAACCTGACCCGGAACCTGGGAGGTGCCGTCGGACTTGCGGTGATCAACACGCTGCTGACCAATCGGCAGGATTTCCACTACGAACGTATTTCCGAAACGGTCAACTGGTCGCGTCCCGTCGTCAATGAGACATTGACCAACATGACACATGCGTTCTCGGAACTGGGTCAGAATGCGGAAACAGCGGCCTTGAAGACGTTGTCTGGCATCGTCACCCGTGAAGCGTTCCTGCTTTCCTTCTCGGATATTTTCCTGATCCTGACAGGCTTGTTCCTCGCACTTGTCGCCGCGCTCTATTTCGTGGAACGACCGAAACCGGCACCTGCCGGTGGTGGCGGTCATTGA
- a CDS encoding phosphatase PAP2 family protein produces the protein MTPRETAYPAGGFGGFGGFGGFGGFGGFGGFGGFGGFGGFGGFGGFGGAPSFDSPLIVNALITNHDGIAGTWQTVTAAIQENCPEYDAFLGRLSPEVRQSIYALELASRLGFTFKFEGTSSGTAQVWHVNVTSNPDGTDTPLAAYAMLARMSRPTMAIFKKQLDLVANYADLRQDRAAEIIAQLSTPVEFLRSIAFIAPARTPYTIELLATAQGLANLVEMRIKYALACKRPIEFSPQIQPMILTPTHGTLPSGHSTEAFTLARVLWLLLRDAGVVPYDDTIWGKMFMRQASRIAVNRTVAGVHFPVDSEAGAILGLTLGAYFAGRCQGSNEIKGWTFHGDQYPDSRDFDWTQLYDPATHTQKDPGAWADETTTSLTGTTIQSTPLAWLWNRAKQEWLDLREPCAGGSSGGGTLEDGGDGASPLEDDGS, from the coding sequence ATGACACCTAGGGAAACAGCATATCCGGCAGGCGGCTTCGGGGGCTTTGGAGGATTTGGGGGCTTCGGGGGATTTGGCGGGTTCGGAGGGTTTGGGGGCTTCGGGGGATTTGGCGGTTTTGGCGGCTTTGGCGGGTTCGGCGGCGCCCCTTCCTTCGATTCACCGCTGATCGTGAACGCGCTGATCACCAATCACGATGGCATTGCCGGAACCTGGCAGACTGTTACAGCGGCCATCCAGGAGAACTGCCCGGAATACGATGCTTTTCTAGGCCGCCTCTCTCCGGAAGTCCGGCAAAGCATTTACGCACTTGAACTGGCATCGAGGCTCGGCTTCACCTTCAAGTTTGAGGGAACGAGCTCCGGAACGGCTCAGGTATGGCACGTGAACGTGACCAGCAACCCTGACGGGACCGATACGCCACTCGCGGCTTATGCCATGCTTGCCAGGATGTCTCGCCCAACCATGGCGATCTTCAAGAAGCAGCTCGATCTCGTGGCAAATTATGCAGACCTGCGGCAGGATCGTGCGGCTGAAATTATCGCCCAACTCAGCACACCCGTTGAATTTCTGCGGTCAATCGCATTCATCGCACCGGCTCGAACACCATATACGATCGAGCTGTTGGCAACTGCGCAGGGTCTCGCCAACCTGGTGGAGATGCGGATCAAGTATGCCCTGGCCTGCAAGCGTCCGATAGAATTCTCCCCGCAGATCCAGCCGATGATCCTGACGCCCACGCATGGCACCCTGCCGAGCGGTCATTCGACGGAAGCCTTCACGCTGGCCCGGGTTCTTTGGCTCCTCCTGAGGGATGCCGGTGTCGTGCCTTATGACGACACGATCTGGGGCAAGATGTTCATGCGTCAGGCCTCGCGCATTGCAGTAAACCGCACCGTCGCGGGTGTACATTTTCCGGTCGACAGCGAGGCCGGCGCAATTCTCGGGCTTACGCTCGGCGCCTATTTCGCGGGTCGGTGCCAGGGTTCCAATGAAATCAAGGGATGGACTTTCCACGGTGACCAGTATCCTGACAGCCGGGATTTCGACTGGACACAGCTCTACGATCCGGCAACCCACACGCAGAAGGACCCGGGAGCCTGGGCCGACGAAACCACAACGTCCCTCACCGGCACGACCATTCAATCCACGCCGCTGGCCTGGCTGTGGAACCGCGCAAAGCAGGAATGGCTGGACCTGAGGGAACCCTGTGCCGGTGGCAGCAGCGGTGGCGGAACACTCGAGGATGGTGGTGATGGTGCCTCGCCTTTGGAAGACGACGGCTCGTGA
- a CDS encoding S8 family serine peptidase, with translation MSDTNGTLDEFSIDPVTNWRLAVAAKFGSGEEDPWWDILVELDDISLDDLIARAKDIGGGNGLEDAVLIPNFYTAQQRAAKKAILYPSLYAKDIFLQEATRNAGQLGIKRIILGTVVPVGQLDTSAQIMPGNLPEIFVEDGTVVTAVIDNGIAFGHELFRKNDPNASRVSFAWIMDAKPRTGTLVVPQGHALARSEIDGLLAANTSSGLLDEHRFYSQCGLIDYSWPGLKPAAMRVSHGTHVMGLAAGYQPGTKDNTRPIICVQLPTDLTMDVSGAQILPALGRAIDFIKIHAERYRLETDHGKRIPLVVNFSFGNFAGPHDGTGLIEAKIDQELHSTTQREIQVALPAGNGNLARTHAEVTFTDEDTGNVRPASLDWRIQPDDRSASYVEIWMPPKENPDNLVRVRVTPPVGPRSTPVSTVPGETAILHSGDNVEFGRILYTPPHAPTWRGCIVVGVHPTFHHDVTDDLAPSGVWKIEIENVALTETDRVQVWIRRDETLPGFPAFGRQSYFDNDDYQRLDSFGAPLPIDPPGSDCLVKRSGTISGFACGEFPAVVAGYVETRNDLAGYSAAGPVTTAFNATGPTRNGPDAAAVSDDTPVLRGILSAGSRCGSLVSLNGTSVATPQVARWMADRLAQGQTATKGDVSAQAAFDDHPPPSRPANTRIGGGRMQRRIRFGPDRKA, from the coding sequence ATGTCGGATACCAACGGAACCCTTGATGAGTTTTCAATCGATCCGGTCACGAACTGGCGGCTGGCTGTTGCAGCAAAGTTCGGATCCGGAGAAGAAGACCCTTGGTGGGACATCCTCGTCGAGCTCGATGACATCTCACTCGATGATCTGATCGCCAGGGCCAAGGATATCGGCGGTGGCAACGGGCTTGAGGACGCAGTCCTCATCCCGAATTTCTATACCGCGCAACAGCGGGCGGCCAAGAAAGCGATCCTGTATCCCTCACTCTACGCAAAAGACATCTTCTTGCAGGAAGCGACGAGGAACGCGGGACAACTCGGCATAAAACGCATCATCCTTGGGACTGTCGTTCCGGTTGGACAGCTCGACACGAGCGCGCAGATCATGCCCGGCAATTTGCCGGAAATATTTGTCGAGGATGGCACCGTTGTTACCGCTGTCATCGACAACGGCATCGCGTTCGGCCATGAACTTTTCCGAAAAAACGACCCAAATGCGTCACGCGTTTCCTTTGCCTGGATCATGGACGCCAAACCGCGGACCGGCACCCTCGTCGTCCCGCAGGGCCACGCCCTTGCCAGGAGCGAAATCGACGGGTTGCTTGCCGCGAACACGTCCAGCGGGCTCCTCGATGAGCACCGCTTCTACAGTCAGTGCGGATTGATCGACTACAGCTGGCCCGGCCTCAAGCCGGCCGCCATGCGAGTGTCCCACGGCACCCATGTGATGGGACTTGCCGCCGGTTACCAACCCGGCACGAAGGACAACACGCGCCCCATCATCTGCGTGCAGCTGCCAACCGATCTCACCATGGATGTCAGCGGAGCGCAGATCCTGCCAGCTCTCGGACGCGCGATCGACTTCATCAAGATACACGCGGAACGCTACCGGCTCGAGACCGATCACGGCAAGCGGATCCCGCTGGTGGTCAATTTCAGTTTCGGGAATTTTGCAGGACCGCACGATGGTACCGGTCTGATCGAAGCGAAGATCGATCAAGAGCTTCACTCGACCACCCAGCGTGAAATCCAGGTGGCTCTTCCTGCCGGGAACGGCAATCTGGCGCGCACCCACGCGGAGGTTACCTTTACGGATGAGGATACGGGTAACGTCAGGCCCGCCAGCCTAGACTGGCGCATTCAACCTGACGACCGCAGCGCGAGCTACGTCGAAATCTGGATGCCGCCGAAGGAGAACCCTGACAACCTAGTGAGAGTGCGCGTTACGCCTCCCGTGGGACCGAGGAGTACGCCGGTTTCAACAGTGCCTGGAGAGACTGCGATCCTCCATTCCGGAGACAACGTGGAATTCGGCCGGATCCTCTACACACCTCCCCATGCGCCAACCTGGCGCGGTTGCATTGTCGTCGGCGTTCATCCGACCTTTCATCACGATGTCACGGATGACTTGGCACCTTCGGGTGTCTGGAAAATCGAAATCGAGAATGTTGCCCTGACCGAAACCGATCGGGTTCAGGTCTGGATCCGGCGCGACGAAACCTTGCCCGGGTTCCCGGCATTTGGACGTCAATCCTATTTCGACAATGACGACTATCAGCGTTTAGACAGCTTTGGGGCCCCCTTGCCGATCGATCCGCCCGGATCCGATTGCCTGGTCAAGCGCAGCGGCACCATAAGCGGCTTTGCCTGCGGCGAGTTTCCCGCCGTTGTTGCCGGATATGTCGAAACCCGCAACGATCTGGCCGGCTATTCTGCCGCGGGCCCGGTAACAACGGCATTCAATGCAACCGGTCCGACGAGAAACGGTCCGGATGCAGCCGCGGTCAGCGACGACACACCCGTCCTGCGAGGCATATTGAGTGCCGGATCACGCTGCGGATCGCTGGTGTCTCTCAATGGAACCAGTGTCGCGACACCTCAGGTTGCCCGATGGATGGCCGACAGGCTTGCACAAGGCCAAACAGCAACGAAGGGTGACGTGAGTGCACAGGCCGCATTTGACGATCATCCGCCACCGTCAAGACCGGCCAATACGCGAATTGGCGGCGGCCGGATGCAACGAAGAATTCGTTTCGGACCGGACAGAAAGGCCTGA